The DNA region CAAGAAATATGCTGGCTAATCCAATGAAAAGTGGGTCCTTGGCCAATAGAAATAATGGCACGCCTATTAAATGGCACATGTTTACTAACTGCTTCATTGGTACAAACTTAAGTCTATCAAAAGTTTTTCCCCAAAAGTATGAGCTGACGATACGTGAAGTCGTTGGGATGATCGCCGTTAAATAGGTCAAGGTCTGATTGGAAAAATTAATGCCATATTTTTCGTTGGCCAAGTACTCAATGCGCAGAGGCATTGTCATTTGATTGGCGACACCGATCAGTGTCCAGCATAACAAGATGTAGCCAAAAAGTTTGTCTTTCCAGATCAGATGAAAGTTCTCAAATAGAGCGTGGCAATTTGATTTAGGCAGTTGCCTTGATGGTATTTTTATAAAAATTAGGGCGCAAAAAAATGCTGCCACAGCCGCAATGCCCAGCACCAGTCTGAAGTTTGCTAAGTCTTTGTCTAGCAGCATGCTACTTATTTTTGAGAAGACTAATCCAGAGATTGCCATAAATATCATTGAAAGGCCAAGTCTGGATCCGCGTTCTTCTTTCCTATAGTTTTGGCCATAGATATCTATGAGAATGGTCGGTGGTTGCTTGTAGATAAATCGAGAAATTACTGCGAAGATTAAATACGTCTGCCAATGGTTAGAAAAGGCCGATAATGATATGGCTATGGATATGATTAGGAAGCAGATACAGCATATGATTGAAACTTTAATGCCCGAATAGCAGGTCAATTTTTGGGTTATGGGGGCAAAAAGCATGCCCGAAAGGCTGATGGTTTCGAGCAGTAACTTCATTTCGGTGGGCATGTGAAATTGCCTAATTGCTATAAGTAGTATGAATGTCTTAAATTCTACATCTATAACGCCTTGCAGCGCGCAACGTAGTGAGTCATATCTGAACATGCGCTGGGACAGCGTCAGTTGGTCTGCTCGTTGCATGGCTTCGTTGTATTCATCTTCTGGCCAGAAAGAAGGTCTTTAAACCGCTTACAATTTCTCAGAGAATCTAAATCAGTGTCGTCGTTAAGCCATTGCTTATCATTATATCCGAGTTCAATTGCGCGCTGTATTTCTGTGATTGCTTCGGTTTTTTTTCCTATCAAAGCCAGGCTGCAGGCAAGATTATAATGGGCTGCAGGATTTGTTGGGTCTAGTCTAACGCATTTCCTGTCCATCTTCAAGCCTTTGCGAATGTCGCCGCTTTCAGAATACAATTTAGCTAATAACCAAACAATTTCTGTGTAATTCTTATTTTTTGCATAGAGACTTTCGTAAAAACTCTTATAAAAATCTACCATTTCGGAACACATGCCAACCTCCGGACAATCATGATCAGGTTAGAAAACAAAAAGCAAGCATATTATTGATGAATGAACCGATTTTTAATTATCGGCGATACCTCCGTTTAGGTCTTTTTATATCGCTTTGATTCTTTTCATTCTCCGAAGTTTTTGAGTTTTTGACAATTTTTTCATGTGCAGATTTTTTGTTTTTCTCATTTTTCTCTTCTTTAGCTTCTTTTTTCTGTTTTTTCTTCGATCGATTTTCCTTGGCCTGAGCCCGCAAAGCTTCGAGTACTTTTTTGCGATTTCTGCGATTTTTTTGTGATACATTTTGGGGTTTTGCTTGGACATTTTCTTTTTTGGATGGCGGCTCGGATTCTTTAGTATTTTCATTGGCTATTTTTTTAGCATTTTCCCTATCTAAAGCCTTTTGTTTTTTTGCTTCCATCCGGTCTTTATGGGCCTGGATACGCTTATTTTTTCGTTCTTTTTTGAGATTTTTTTTCTGTTCTATTTTTAATTTTCTCTTTTCTTTTTCGGCGGTACGTTTTTCATCCAACTTCTCCTCTTTGGTGATACTGTAATCTTTTGATTTATATTTCCTGAGCAGATTAAATTCTTTGGAATTCAGGGTTGCCTCGCCGGATAGGTTGCTGTCACTAAAAAATCTATTGTAATCTTTGATAGCTTGTTCATCTATCTTTACAATCTTTGGTGTGATTAAATATATCCGTTCAAGGACATTATTGGAAGCCATTTTATTTTTGAATATGTTTCCAATGATCGGGATATCCTTGAGCAGTGGTATGCCGGTGTCAGCCTTATCGTGTTGTTCGTGAAAATATCCACCGATAAAAAGACTTTGACCTTCATAGAGTACGGCTTCAGTATTGATTGAGCTGGTGCTGGTTGAAGGTGTGCCTGTGGCACCAAATCTGGGATCTTTATCCACTGAGCCGTCGGATACTTCCACCATTAGTTTTATTTTAGGATTGCCGCCTTCGTCATATTCTTCTGGAATTATATGAGGCACAACAACCAATTTCGTGGAAGCCGTTACGTCGTATAATCCCTGCGATTCTTTGCCGGCAACTTGTACATATACTGTATTGGATCGGTCTATCACCGCTGCTATGTTATCCACGGTTAGCACCGATGGCCTGGCCAATGTTTGGGCATCGCCGGCTTCTTCCAATGCTTGGAGTGTGG from Puniceicoccales bacterium includes:
- a CDS encoding MFS transporter, which gives rise to MQRADQLTLSQRMFRYDSLRCALQGVIDVEFKTFILLIAIRQFHMPTEMKLLLETISLSGMLFAPITQKLTCYSGIKVSIICCICFLIISIAISLSAFSNHWQTYLIFAVISRFIYKQPPTILIDIYGQNYRKEERGSRLGLSMIFMAISGLVFSKISSMLLDKDLANFRLVLGIAAVAAFFCALIFIKIPSRQLPKSNCHALFENFHLIWKDKLFGYILLCWTLIGVANQMTMPLRIEYLANEKYGINFSNQTLTYLTAIIPTTSRIVSSYFWGKTFDRLKFVPMKQLVNMCHLIGVPLFLLAKDPLFIGLASIFLGLAHGGGLIAWSLWITKIAPSNKLSEYMSVDLVVIGLRNFLSPSIGYFLLTHTNPATVGKIAFLMISIGMLGFYFIGKSVRFKQFSNNPSF
- a CDS encoding tetratricopeptide repeat protein; the encoded protein is MVDFYKSFYESLYAKNKNYTEIVWLLAKLYSESGDIRKGLKMDRKCVRLDPTNPAAHYNLACSLALIGKKTEAITEIQRAIELGYNDKQWLNDDTDLDSLRNCKRFKDLLSGQKMNTTKPCNEQTN